In Malus sylvestris chromosome 15, drMalSylv7.2, whole genome shotgun sequence, a single genomic region encodes these proteins:
- the LOC126601564 gene encoding uncharacterized protein LOC126601564 isoform X1, with translation MATMFANASNTTYETGGSSNSRPYTGNFDLGSHTGPYTGGSSFSPMAQFQQLPFPNGHVAFVSQTGSGTYNNFRGTNYRNKGKGKRFNTGFQQPSGHQHFAQPSLPSQSQFQNSGSQMASGQSFQPLLICQICDKKGHVALNCFQNGCQICHRKGHTAATCFDRNNTGSLPMSTFSSSPMMFPQHSYSQNSSQLQPHPHSSPSFSSPVQHPTMMSSSQYPNGMMSPPNNSQAAFTARTNFSPSAPTHEYWLLDSGATNHMTSDLSNLQAATPYASSETVTGANGEGQGHQQGSLSRTE, from the exons ATGGCAACTATGTTTGCTAATGCTTCCAACACAACTTATGAAACTGGTGGATCTTCCAATTCTCGTCCATATACTGGAAACTTTGATCTGGGTTCTCATACTGGTCCATATACTGGTGGTTCTTCATTTTCACCAATGGCTCAGTTTCAACAATTGCCATTTCCCAATGGTCatgttgcttttgtttctcaGACTGGTTCTGGAACTTACAACAATTTCAGGGGGACTAACTATCGAAACAAGGGTAAAGGGAAAAGGTTTAACACTGGTTTTCAACAACCTTCTGGACATCAACACTTTGCTCAACCCTCTCTTCCGTCACAGTCTCAGTTTCAAAATTCTGGATCTCAAATGGCTTCGGGACAATCTTTTCAACCACTGCTGATTTGTCAAATATGTGATAAAAAGGGCCATGTAGCTTTGAACTGCTTTCAGAATGGCTGCCAAATCTGCCACAGAAAAGGGCACACAGCTGCCACTTGCTTTGACAGGAACAATACTGGATCTCTGCCTATGTCTACTTTCTCCTCATCTCCTATGATGTTTCCGCAGCATTCATATTCTCAGAATTCTTCACAGTTGCAGCCCCATCCTCACTCTTCACCTTCATTTTCATCTCCCGTGCAGCATCCTACTATGATGTCTTCATCACAGTATCCTAATGGAATGATGTCTCCTCCCAATAATTCGCAGGCTGCTTTTACTGCACGCACTAATTTCTCACCATCCGCCCCCACACATGAGTATTGGTTGCTGGATTCGGGAGCAACTAATCATATGACATCTGATTTGTCAAATCTGCAAGCTGCTACTCCATATGCTTCATCAGAAACTGTGACTGGtgctaatggtgaag GACAAGGTCACCAACAAGGTTCTCTATCAAGGACTGAGTAA
- the LOC126601564 gene encoding uncharacterized protein LOC126601564 isoform X2: protein MATMFANASNTTYETGGSSNSRPYTGNFDLGSHTGPYTGGSSFSPMAQFQQLPFPNGHVAFVSQTGSGTYNNFRGTNYRNKGKGKRFNTGFQQPSGHQHFAQPSLPSQSQFQNSGSQMASGQSFQPLLICQICDKKGHVALNCFQNGCQICHRKGHTAATCFDRNNTGSLPMSTFSSSPMMFPQHSYSQNSSQLQPHPHSSPSFSSPVQHPTMMSSSQYPNGMMSPPNNSQAAFTARTNFSPSAPTHEYWLLDSGATNHMTSDLSNLQAATPYASSETVTGANGQGHQQGSLSRTE from the exons ATGGCAACTATGTTTGCTAATGCTTCCAACACAACTTATGAAACTGGTGGATCTTCCAATTCTCGTCCATATACTGGAAACTTTGATCTGGGTTCTCATACTGGTCCATATACTGGTGGTTCTTCATTTTCACCAATGGCTCAGTTTCAACAATTGCCATTTCCCAATGGTCatgttgcttttgtttctcaGACTGGTTCTGGAACTTACAACAATTTCAGGGGGACTAACTATCGAAACAAGGGTAAAGGGAAAAGGTTTAACACTGGTTTTCAACAACCTTCTGGACATCAACACTTTGCTCAACCCTCTCTTCCGTCACAGTCTCAGTTTCAAAATTCTGGATCTCAAATGGCTTCGGGACAATCTTTTCAACCACTGCTGATTTGTCAAATATGTGATAAAAAGGGCCATGTAGCTTTGAACTGCTTTCAGAATGGCTGCCAAATCTGCCACAGAAAAGGGCACACAGCTGCCACTTGCTTTGACAGGAACAATACTGGATCTCTGCCTATGTCTACTTTCTCCTCATCTCCTATGATGTTTCCGCAGCATTCATATTCTCAGAATTCTTCACAGTTGCAGCCCCATCCTCACTCTTCACCTTCATTTTCATCTCCCGTGCAGCATCCTACTATGATGTCTTCATCACAGTATCCTAATGGAATGATGTCTCCTCCCAATAATTCGCAGGCTGCTTTTACTGCACGCACTAATTTCTCACCATCCGCCCCCACACATGAGTATTGGTTGCTGGATTCGGGAGCAACTAATCATATGACATCTGATTTGTCAAATCTGCAAGCTGCTACTCCATATGCTTCATCAGAAACTGTGACTGGtgctaatg GACAAGGTCACCAACAAGGTTCTCTATCAAGGACTGAGTAA